From a region of the Bradyrhizobium sp. KBS0727 genome:
- the ubiA gene encoding 4-hydroxybenzoate octaprenyltransferase, with translation MSDASARVADATGNWVDTRAPSWSRPYLRLARFDRPIGSWLLLMPCWWSAALAAGVARDISQLAFVVLLFLIGAFVMRGAGCTWNDITDRDLDARVERTRSRPIPAGQVSVAQAFAFLVQQALIGLAVLLQFNRFAIMTGIASLVIVAVYPFMKRITWWPQVVLGLAFSWGALMGFAVTLGRIDLTALVLYAGSIAWVIGYDTIYAHQDAEDDALIGIKSTALLFGARTHRALIVFYALAVLLIGVALSLAGARWPAWIGLMAFAVHLGWQIRRLDIGDPALCLRVFKSNRDAGLLLFAGLLVDAVMRAGA, from the coding sequence ATGAGCGACGCCAGCGCCCGCGTTGCCGATGCGACCGGCAACTGGGTCGATACGCGCGCGCCGTCCTGGTCGCGGCCTTATCTGCGGCTCGCCCGTTTCGACCGCCCGATCGGATCCTGGCTGCTGTTGATGCCGTGCTGGTGGTCGGCGGCGCTCGCCGCCGGCGTCGCGCGCGACATCAGCCAGTTGGCGTTCGTGGTCCTGCTGTTCTTGATCGGTGCCTTCGTGATGCGCGGCGCCGGCTGCACCTGGAACGACATCACCGATCGCGACCTCGACGCCAGGGTCGAGCGGACGCGGTCGCGGCCGATCCCGGCAGGCCAGGTGAGCGTGGCGCAGGCCTTTGCCTTTCTGGTGCAGCAGGCCCTGATCGGGCTCGCCGTGCTGCTGCAGTTCAACCGCTTCGCGATCATGACCGGGATCGCGTCGCTGGTCATTGTCGCGGTCTATCCGTTCATGAAGCGCATCACCTGGTGGCCGCAGGTCGTGCTGGGCCTGGCGTTCTCCTGGGGCGCGCTGATGGGCTTTGCCGTCACGCTGGGGCGGATCGACCTCACCGCGCTGGTTCTCTATGCCGGCTCGATCGCCTGGGTGATCGGTTACGACACCATCTACGCGCATCAGGACGCCGAGGACGACGCGCTGATCGGCATCAAGTCCACCGCGCTTCTGTTCGGCGCCCGCACCCATCGCGCGCTGATCGTGTTCTACGCGCTCGCGGTGTTGCTGATCGGTGTGGCGCTATCGCTGGCCGGCGCGCGATGGCCGGCATGGATCGGATTGATGGCGTTCGCGGTCCACCTGGGCTGGCAGATCCGAAGGCTCGATATCGGCGATCCCGCGCTGTGCCTGCGCGTTTTCAAATCCAACCGCGATGCCGGGCTGTTGCTGTTCGCGGGCCTGCTGGTGGATGCGGTGATGCGGGCCGGGGCGTGA
- a CDS encoding ChbG/HpnK family deacetylase: MNDAAPPRRIWLCADDYGLAEGVNRAIRELIGRGRLNATSVMVVGPAIGRDEVKALQEVAAKSPRCAIGLHATLTAPFRPLTMHFRPTDGGMFPAFPKLLRAGLLRRLDVEMIYGELMVQLATFKDLFGRAPDFVDGHQHAQLFPQARDAFLRAVKEAAPGAWVRQGGRLQPLAKRLGAPKALVLDVLSSQFRKRATRAGLAFNPAFAGAYDFSTEPDFGALMRQFLDGLPEDGLVMCHPGFVDETLASLDPLTTQREAEHAFLAGDRFPPLLAANNVTLA; encoded by the coding sequence ATGAACGACGCCGCGCCGCCGCGCCGGATCTGGCTGTGCGCCGACGATTACGGCCTCGCCGAGGGCGTCAACCGCGCCATTCGCGAACTCATCGGCCGCGGCCGTCTCAATGCGACATCGGTGATGGTGGTGGGCCCCGCCATCGGCCGCGACGAGGTCAAGGCCTTGCAGGAAGTCGCCGCGAAAAGCCCGCGCTGCGCGATCGGCCTGCACGCGACGCTGACGGCGCCGTTCCGCCCGCTGACGATGCATTTCCGCCCCACCGATGGCGGCATGTTCCCAGCCTTTCCGAAACTGTTGCGCGCCGGCCTGTTGCGGCGGCTCGATGTCGAGATGATCTATGGTGAGCTGATGGTGCAACTCGCCACCTTCAAGGATCTGTTCGGCCGTGCGCCGGATTTCGTTGACGGCCATCAGCATGCGCAATTGTTTCCGCAAGCGCGCGACGCCTTTCTGCGTGCGGTGAAGGAAGCCGCCCCCGGCGCCTGGGTACGCCAGGGCGGACGCCTTCAACCGCTGGCGAAACGGCTCGGCGCGCCGAAGGCACTGGTGCTCGACGTCCTGAGTTCGCAGTTCCGCAAGCGGGCGACGCGCGCCGGACTGGCGTTCAACCCGGCCTTTGCCGGCGCCTATGATTTCTCGACAGAGCCTGATTTCGGCGCGCTGATGCGGCAGTTCCTCGACGGCTTGCCGGAAGACGGCCTGGTGATGTGTCATCCCGGTTTTGTCGACGAGACGCTTGCCAGCCTCGATCCGCTGACCACCCAGCGCGAAGCCGAACACGCCTTTCTCGCCGGCGACCGGTTCCCGCCGCTGCTTGCCGCGAATAATGTAACACTGGCCTGA
- the groES gene encoding co-chaperone GroES, with product MSKSKFRPLHDRVVVKRIDAEAKTKGGIIIPDSAKEKPSQGEVTAVGPGGRDEAGKLIPIDLKIGDRVLFGKWSGTEVKLDGDELLIMKESDIMGVLS from the coding sequence ATGTCCAAATCCAAATTCCGCCCGCTGCATGACCGCGTCGTGGTCAAGCGTATCGATGCCGAAGCGAAGACCAAGGGCGGCATCATCATTCCCGACAGCGCCAAGGAAAAGCCCTCGCAGGGCGAAGTCACCGCGGTCGGCCCCGGCGGTCGCGACGAGGCCGGCAAGCTGATCCCGATCGACCTCAAGATCGGCGACCGCGTGCTGTTCGGCAAATGGTCGGGCACCGAAGTCAAGCTCGATGGCGACGAACTCCTGATCATGAAGGAGTCGGACATCATGGGCGTGCTGAGCTAA
- a CDS encoding 16S rRNA (uracil(1498)-N(3))-methyltransferase, giving the protein MPDFDFSAPRLFVDAPLKVGQTVALERNQSNYLGNVLRLAAGDTILVFNGRDGEWQAQIAGRKRPDALVIVTPTRPQDRLPDIAYVFAPLKHARLDYMVQKAVEMGASTLQPVLTRHTQVSRVNGERMRANVIEAAEQCGILSLAEVAEPVPLDRYLGQRRPSRLLVFCDEAAVSANPVQALQQAAAADGIDILIGPEGGFAAEERTLLLRQPNILRLSLGPRILRADTAGVAALALVQTALGDWAGPGSPGPA; this is encoded by the coding sequence ATGCCTGATTTCGATTTTAGCGCCCCGCGCCTGTTCGTCGATGCCCCTCTGAAGGTGGGGCAAACGGTCGCGCTGGAGCGGAACCAGAGCAATTACCTTGGCAATGTGCTGCGGCTTGCCGCCGGCGACACGATCCTGGTCTTCAACGGCCGTGACGGCGAATGGCAGGCGCAGATTGCCGGCCGCAAGCGACCGGACGCCCTGGTGATCGTGACGCCGACGCGGCCGCAGGACCGCCTGCCCGACATCGCCTATGTGTTCGCACCGCTCAAGCACGCCAGGCTCGACTACATGGTCCAGAAGGCGGTCGAAATGGGGGCCTCGACCCTGCAGCCAGTGCTGACCCGCCACACCCAGGTCTCCCGGGTCAACGGCGAGCGGATGCGCGCCAATGTGATCGAGGCGGCCGAGCAATGCGGCATCCTGAGCCTCGCCGAAGTGGCCGAGCCGGTGCCGCTCGACCGCTATCTCGGCCAGCGCCGACCTTCACGCCTGCTGGTGTTCTGCGACGAGGCCGCCGTATCAGCCAATCCGGTGCAGGCGCTGCAACAGGCGGCGGCGGCCGACGGCATCGATATTTTGATTGGGCCCGAGGGCGGCTTTGCCGCGGAAGAGCGCACGCTGCTGCTGCGGCAGCCCAACATCCTGCGGCTGTCGCTGGGGCCCCGGATCCTGCGCGCGGATACTGCCGGGGTCGCCGCCTTGGCGCTGGTGCAGACGGCGCTGGGCGACTGGGCCGGGCCGGGATCGCCGGGTCCGGCCTGA
- a CDS encoding DUF2076 domain-containing protein gives MTPQERQLIDDLFDRLAKLETAPRDPEAMSAIMQGLRIAPNAIYALVQTTLVQDEALKRAHDRIQELEAAQTGQPNQSGGFLDSMRDAIFGQSQPQGSGSVPHVRAPDIGGGRPVWNSGQVMQQSQAPGQQYGQQYGQPAYGQPYGAQQPAVGGGGSFLGTAAAAAAGVVGGSLLLGSIRSMMGGGGHQQSFADSSGLGGGGNQKPWGDQSSSDLARDAGINDINSSSGSSSGQRADDNYGSRAGLFDQASNDDTDHDSDGFDDDGGDGGDDGDSDFA, from the coding sequence ATGACACCGCAAGAACGCCAACTGATTGACGATCTTTTCGACCGGCTCGCCAAGCTCGAGACCGCGCCGCGCGATCCCGAGGCCATGTCCGCGATCATGCAGGGCCTGCGCATCGCACCCAATGCGATCTATGCGCTGGTGCAGACCACTCTCGTGCAGGACGAGGCGCTGAAGCGCGCCCATGACCGCATCCAGGAACTGGAGGCCGCGCAAACCGGCCAGCCGAACCAATCCGGCGGTTTCCTCGATTCGATGCGCGACGCGATCTTCGGGCAGAGCCAGCCGCAAGGTTCGGGCTCGGTGCCGCACGTCCGCGCACCCGACATCGGCGGCGGCCGTCCGGTCTGGAACAGCGGCCAGGTGATGCAGCAGAGCCAGGCGCCGGGACAACAGTATGGACAGCAATACGGTCAGCCGGCCTACGGCCAGCCCTATGGCGCCCAGCAGCCGGCGGTCGGTGGTGGCGGCTCGTTTCTCGGAACCGCAGCGGCGGCCGCGGCCGGCGTGGTCGGCGGATCGCTGCTGCTCGGCAGCATTCGCTCGATGATGGGCGGCGGCGGTCACCAGCAGTCGTTCGCCGATTCATCCGGCCTTGGCGGCGGCGGCAACCAGAAGCCGTGGGGCGATCAATCGAGCAGCGATCTGGCGCGTGACGCCGGGATCAACGACATCAATTCTTCTTCGGGTTCATCCTCGGGCCAGCGCGCCGACGACAATTACGGTTCGCGCGCCGGACTGTTCGACCAGGCGTCGAACGACGACACGGATCACGACTCCGACGGCTTCGATGACGACGGCGGAGACGGCGGCGACGACGGCGACAGCGATTTCGCCTGA
- a CDS encoding ATP phosphoribosyltransferase regulatory subunit yields MTVTAAARGAAGSAAWADALLLSFAQAGYVQAEPAILQPAEPFLDLSGEDIRKSLYLTTDASGEELCLRPDLTIPVARDYLASGRAGQPAGFSYLGPVFRYRGGQPSEFLQAGIESFGRQDRAAADAEMLALALEATAAFGLKDVEVRTGDVALFTALIDALNLYPVWRRRLIKDFNRKLSLTQDIERLTLATALGRNEYEGVLAALAGSDRKAALALVTDLMSIAGTTNVGGRSVAEIADRFLEQSTLKGGALPRDALGIIKRFLAIAGDPDQSVAQLRALADDAKLDLTAAIDQLESRVGFMAARGIDTSMTRFSTSFGRGLDYYTGFEFELHAKGSDVEPLVAGGRYDGLMTQLGAATPIPAVGFSVWIEALTQLGKPLAQGSVA; encoded by the coding sequence ATGACCGTAACCGCCGCCGCCCGAGGGGCTGCCGGGTCCGCCGCCTGGGCGGACGCGCTGCTATTGTCGTTTGCGCAAGCCGGCTACGTCCAGGCTGAGCCCGCAATCTTGCAGCCGGCCGAGCCGTTTCTCGACCTTTCCGGCGAGGACATCCGCAAGAGCCTTTACCTGACCACCGATGCCAGCGGCGAGGAACTCTGCCTGCGGCCCGACCTGACCATTCCGGTGGCGCGCGACTATCTCGCCTCCGGCCGCGCCGGCCAGCCGGCCGGTTTCAGCTATCTCGGGCCGGTGTTCCGCTATCGCGGCGGCCAGCCGAGCGAATTCCTGCAGGCCGGCATCGAATCCTTCGGACGGCAGGACCGCGCGGCCGCCGACGCCGAAATGCTGGCGCTGGCGCTGGAAGCCACCGCCGCGTTCGGATTGAAGGATGTCGAAGTCCGCACCGGCGATGTCGCCTTGTTCACCGCGCTGATCGATGCGCTCAACCTTTACCCGGTCTGGCGGCGACGGCTGATCAAGGATTTCAACCGCAAGCTCAGCCTGACCCAGGACATCGAGCGGCTGACGCTCGCGACAGCACTTGGCCGCAACGAATATGAGGGCGTACTCGCAGCACTTGCCGGCTCCGACCGCAAGGCGGCACTGGCGCTGGTGACCGACCTGATGTCGATCGCCGGCACCACCAATGTCGGCGGCCGCTCGGTTGCCGAAATCGCCGACCGCTTCCTCGAACAGTCGACGCTGAAGGGCGGCGCCTTGCCGCGCGATGCGCTCGGCATCATCAAGCGCTTCCTCGCCATCGCAGGCGATCCGGATCAATCGGTAGCGCAACTGCGCGCGCTGGCTGATGATGCCAAGCTCGATCTGACGGCAGCGATCGATCAGCTCGAAAGCCGCGTCGGCTTCATGGCCGCCCGCGGCATCGACACGTCGATGACCCGCTTCTCGACTTCGTTCGGACGCGGCCTCGACTACTACACCGGCTTCGAATTCGAATTGCACGCTAAAGGCAGCGACGTCGAGCCGCTGGTGGCCGGCGGGCGCTATGACGGGCTGATGACCCAGCTCGGCGCCGCGACACCCATTCCCGCGGTCGGATTTTCGGTCTGGATCGAGGCCCTGACGCAACTCGGCAAACCTCTCGCGCAAGGAAGCGTCGCATGA
- a CDS encoding protein phosphatase CheZ, translating into MSVSRKRFRIEQAIMGDAPVSVVAEGGDIGPMHREIMSELRSIRAQMAAGGGHHRAAVTETAEASVAREVAEAHTLLETYRAQIEQCEKLKVELDLIHDAINRTKREIAVLHGKSHDGAEMAKVNGELGAVVGGTEQATQQILEATEAIDQAASALSKNISPDQQKLLAEDIQERVISIFEACNFQDLTGQRINKVMTTMKFIENHINAMMDIWGGVDAIKAHATPIVDTREGDAKLLNGPKLDGDVGHASQDDIDALFD; encoded by the coding sequence ATGTCGGTTAGTCGCAAACGTTTTCGTATCGAACAAGCCATTATGGGCGACGCGCCCGTGTCCGTGGTCGCCGAAGGCGGCGACATCGGCCCGATGCATCGCGAGATCATGTCCGAGCTGCGCTCGATCCGCGCCCAGATGGCCGCCGGCGGCGGTCACCACCGCGCGGCAGTGACCGAAACCGCGGAAGCCAGCGTCGCGCGCGAAGTCGCGGAGGCGCATACGCTTCTGGAAACCTATCGCGCCCAGATCGAACAGTGCGAAAAGCTCAAGGTCGAGCTCGACCTCATTCACGACGCCATCAACCGCACCAAGCGCGAAATCGCCGTGCTGCACGGCAAGAGTCACGACGGCGCGGAAATGGCCAAGGTCAATGGCGAACTCGGCGCCGTCGTCGGCGGCACCGAACAAGCCACCCAGCAGATTCTCGAAGCCACCGAGGCGATCGACCAGGCCGCCAGCGCGCTGTCGAAGAACATCTCGCCGGACCAGCAGAAGTTGCTCGCCGAGGATATCCAGGAACGCGTGATCTCGATCTTCGAGGCCTGCAATTTCCAGGATCTCACCGGCCAGCGCATCAACAAGGTGATGACGACGATGAAGTTCATCGAAAATCACATCAACGCGATGATGGACATCTGGGGTGGCGTCGACGCGATCAAGGCCCACGCCACGCCGATCGTCGATACCCGCGAAGGCGACGCCAAGCTACTCAACGGCCCGAAGCTCGACGGCGACGTCGGCCACGCCTCGCAGGACGACATCGACGCCCTGTTCGATTGA
- a CDS encoding glycosyltransferase family 2 protein: protein MMLGTDVSGLSTTAANAAAQGLSIVVPVYNEAAGLAALHERLIGLAKTLHARYELGCEVVYVDDGSADATLSIARTLKAEALDVQVVSLSRNFGKEAALMAGLDHARRGAVLFMDGDGQHPPDLVEKLVAHWIDDGYDVVYTAKAHRDNESFLRRQAVHSFYALINWGARQKIPEDAGDFRLLSPRAARALKQLPERNRFFKGLASWIGFRQVRVDYEPAPRAHGVTTFSPGRLIGLSIEGLTSFSVAPLRFASLFGVLLAAGAFMFGLSILWEVWTTGKQVPGYPSLVIGLMTIGGVQLIMIGIVGEYIGKILSELKARPIYFVAEHSEKHASSETAANTTEQTTTTRTAAE from the coding sequence ATGATGCTGGGTACCGACGTCTCTGGATTGTCCACCACCGCGGCCAATGCCGCGGCGCAGGGGCTGTCGATCGTCGTGCCCGTCTATAACGAGGCCGCCGGCCTTGCTGCGCTGCACGAGCGGCTGATTGGGCTCGCGAAGACGCTTCACGCGCGTTACGAGCTCGGCTGCGAAGTGGTCTATGTCGACGACGGCAGCGCCGATGCGACGCTGTCGATCGCGCGCACCCTCAAGGCCGAGGCGCTCGACGTCCAGGTGGTGTCGCTATCGCGCAATTTCGGCAAGGAAGCCGCCTTGATGGCCGGACTGGACCATGCCCGCCGCGGCGCGGTGTTGTTCATGGACGGCGACGGCCAGCATCCGCCTGATCTGGTCGAAAAGCTCGTCGCGCACTGGATCGATGACGGCTACGACGTGGTCTATACCGCGAAGGCGCATCGCGACAATGAATCGTTCCTGCGCCGCCAGGCGGTGCACAGCTTCTACGCGCTGATCAACTGGGGCGCGCGGCAGAAGATCCCCGAGGACGCCGGCGACTTCCGTCTGCTGTCGCCGCGCGCCGCCCGGGCGCTGAAGCAGCTTCCCGAGCGCAACCGTTTCTTTAAAGGTCTCGCCAGCTGGATCGGCTTCCGCCAGGTCCGCGTCGACTACGAACCGGCGCCGCGCGCGCATGGCGTCACCACCTTCAGCCCGGGCCGGCTGATCGGCCTATCGATCGAAGGCCTGACCTCGTTCTCGGTGGCGCCACTCCGCTTCGCCAGCCTGTTCGGCGTGCTGCTCGCCGCCGGCGCCTTCATGTTCGGTCTTTCCATTCTCTGGGAAGTCTGGACGACCGGCAAGCAGGTGCCCGGCTATCCCTCGCTGGTGATCGGCCTGATGACGATCGGCGGCGTGCAGCTGATCATGATCGGCATCGTCGGCGAATATATCGGCAAGATCCTGTCGGAACTGAAAGCGCGGCCGATCTACTTCGTCGCCGAGCATTCCGAGAAGCACGCCTCGAGCGAAACGGCCGCCAACACCACTGAGCAGACCACCACCACGCGGACCGCCGCCGAATGA
- a CDS encoding L,D-transpeptidase, producing the protein MSKISLALLASVSCLCFADQAAAIDASPFAGPSVIYAREPAQPAPVRTASADRSQMGGGFIEFLFGDAPQGGRYQQQPMYQQQPDSGYGRRSLLPPMDPQQSMIRQQEEAAEPAQRPFDPKYEKQMVEYHGKESAGTIVVDTPNKFLFLVQGDGKAMRYGIGVGRPGFTWSGVKTISAKKEWPAWTPPPEMLARRPDLPRHMEGGPQNPLGARAMYLGSSLYRIHGSNEPWTIGTNVSSGCIRMRNEDVIDLYGRVGVGARVVVI; encoded by the coding sequence ATGTCAAAAATCTCCCTTGCGCTCCTCGCGAGTGTGTCTTGCCTTTGCTTCGCCGACCAGGCCGCAGCAATTGACGCTTCGCCATTTGCTGGACCCTCCGTCATTTATGCCCGCGAGCCCGCGCAGCCGGCGCCGGTGCGCACCGCCTCCGCCGATCGCAGCCAGATGGGCGGCGGCTTCATCGAATTCCTGTTCGGCGATGCGCCGCAGGGCGGCCGTTACCAGCAGCAGCCGATGTATCAACAGCAGCCGGATAGCGGATATGGCCGGCGTTCGCTGCTGCCGCCGATGGATCCGCAGCAGTCGATGATCCGTCAGCAGGAAGAGGCGGCCGAACCCGCGCAGCGGCCGTTCGATCCGAAATACGAAAAGCAGATGGTCGAGTATCACGGCAAGGAAAGCGCCGGCACCATCGTCGTCGACACGCCGAACAAGTTTCTGTTCCTGGTGCAGGGCGACGGCAAGGCGATGCGCTACGGCATCGGCGTCGGCCGTCCCGGCTTCACCTGGTCGGGCGTCAAGACGATCTCCGCCAAGAAGGAATGGCCGGCCTGGACGCCGCCGCCGGAAATGCTGGCGCGGCGCCCCGATCTGCCGCGGCACATGGAAGGCGGCCCGCAAAATCCGCTGGGTGCGCGCGCGATGTATCTGGGATCGTCGCTGTATCGCATCCACGGCTCCAACGAGCCCTGGACCATCGGCACCAACGTGTCCTCCGGCTGCATCCGGATGCGCAACGAGGACGTGATCGATCTCTACGGCCGCGTCGGCGTCGGCGCCAGGGTCGTCGTGATCTAA
- the hisG gene encoding ATP phosphoribosyltransferase: protein MTAPFVLAVPSKGRLQENAEAFFARAGLVLAKPGGARDYRGTITGLDNVEIAYLSASEIASQLARGMVHLGVTGEDLLRESIADADQRVLLIDGLGFGSANVVVAVPQAWIDVRTMADLDDVTTGFRAQHNRRMRVATKYINLTRNFFAAHGVVDYRIIESAGATEGAPAVGTAEMIVDITTTGATLAANGLKVLDDGVILRSQANLVASRDADWSSAARETARVILDHIAARARASKYREVRTRFAGCNDALLAEAHNRFGVVAPFGGPTSSGMLTLHCPPMQIYALGSFLRGHGADTVSVASLDYVLDRENPLFARLEAFLR from the coding sequence ATGACCGCGCCGTTCGTTCTGGCCGTGCCCTCCAAGGGCCGCCTGCAGGAAAACGCCGAAGCCTTCTTCGCCCGCGCAGGACTTGTCCTCGCCAAGCCCGGCGGCGCGCGCGATTACCGCGGCACCATCACGGGCCTCGACAATGTCGAGATCGCCTACCTTTCGGCCAGCGAGATCGCCTCGCAGCTGGCGCGCGGCATGGTGCATCTCGGCGTCACCGGCGAAGACCTGTTGCGCGAGAGCATTGCCGATGCCGACCAGCGCGTGCTGCTGATCGACGGCCTCGGTTTCGGCAGCGCCAATGTCGTGGTCGCGGTGCCGCAGGCCTGGATCGACGTCCGCACCATGGCCGACCTTGACGATGTTACGACCGGCTTTCGCGCCCAGCATAACCGGCGGATGCGGGTCGCGACCAAGTACATCAACCTGACCCGCAACTTCTTCGCCGCCCATGGCGTGGTCGATTACCGCATCATCGAGAGCGCCGGCGCCACCGAAGGCGCGCCGGCGGTCGGCACCGCCGAGATGATCGTCGATATCACCACCACCGGCGCGACGCTTGCCGCCAACGGGCTCAAGGTGCTCGACGACGGCGTGATCCTGCGCAGCCAGGCCAACCTGGTCGCCTCCAGGGACGCCGACTGGTCGAGCGCGGCCAGGGAGACCGCGCGGGTGATCCTGGATCACATCGCCGCCCGCGCCCGCGCCAGCAAATATCGCGAAGTGCGGACCCGTTTCGCCGGCTGCAACGATGCACTGCTGGCCGAAGCCCATAACCGCTTCGGCGTCGTCGCCCCGTTCGGCGGCCCGACCTCGTCCGGCATGCTGACGCTGCACTGCCCGCCGATGCAGATCTACGCGCTCGGCAGTTTCCTGCGCGGGCACGGCGCCGACACGGTTTCGGTGGCCTCGCTCGATTACGTGCTCGACCGCGAAAACCCGCTGTTCGCCCGGCTCGAGGCGTTCTTGCGGTGA